GGTTTTCAAAGAGAGGCGCAGGCTGTCAAAGAAGAAACGGATTTATTTGAAGCGGTCAAAGCCATTCAACCGAAACCCTTTTGTATATTAGTTGACGAAGCCCAATTTTTAACGAAACAGCACATTATACAATTATCACATGTCGTCGATGATTTAGATATTCCCGTGATGGCTTTTGGTCTAAAAAATGATTTTATGAACGAATTATTTGAAGGGTCTAAATATCTATTGCTTTATGCGGATAAAATCGAGGAAATTAAAACAATATGCTGGTTTTGTCATAAAAAAGCAACCATGAATCTACGGTTTCACGAAGGGCAACCTGTTTATCATGGGGAGCAAATCCAAATTGGTGGGAATGAGTCTTATTTGCCCGTATGCCGTAAATGCTATCATCATCCGGGAAAAATTGTAGAGTAGCAGTGAGATTTATTAAGTGAGGAGTATTAGATGTTTGATCAATTAGATAGTTTGATTTTTCGTTTTGATGAAATTCATGAACTTTTAAGTGATCCGAGTGTGATTTCAGACACTAATCGTTTACGTGATTTGACGATTGAAGAAGCGGATTTAAGACCAAAAGTTGAAAAAATTAAACGTTATAAACAAGTAGAAACAGAAATAGATGAAACGGAAGAGATGCTAGATGAAGGTCTCGATCCGGAAATGACTGACTTAGCTAAGACGGAGCTCAGTGATTTAAAAACAGAACGTCAACAATTAGAAGATGATATCCGTATTATGATGTTACCAGAAGACCCTAATGATGGGAAAAATATTATTATGGAAATTCGGGGAGCCGCCGGTGGGGATGAGGCTCAATTATTCGCCGGTGATTTGTTAAATATGTATACCCATTATGCCGAAAGCCAAGGTTGGCGCGTCGAAATATTGGATGCTAATATTACCGGTATTGGTGGCTATAAAGAAGTTTCTTTAATGATTACAGGCGATAAAGTGTATAGTAAGCTTAAATTTGAAAATGGCTCGCACCGTGTGCAACGCGTTCCAGAAACCGAATCACAAGGGCGCGTACATACGTCAACGGCTACGGTCGTTGTTTTACCTGAAGCTGAAGAAATTGATTTTGAAATTGATGAAAATGATATTCGGGTCGATATTTATCACGCCAGTGGCGCGGGTGGACAACATGTTAATAAAACGGCTTCCGCTGTTCGTTTAACCCATATTCCAACGAATACCGTGGTAGCGATGCAAGATGAGCGTTCACAGTTGAAAAACCGTGAGAAAGCGATGAAAATCTTACGTGCCCGTGTATTTGATCAAGTTCAAGCTGAAGCGCAAGCCGAATATGATTCAACCCGTAAATTAGCTGTGGGTACGGGCGATCGGTCTGAGCGCATTCGAACGTATAATTTTCCTCAAAATAGGGTAACAGATCACCGAATTGGTTTAACCATTCAACAATTAGATTCTATTTTAAGTGGTAAATTAGATGATATCATCGATGCTTTGGTTTTATTCGATCAAACCCAAAAGTTGGAGGAATTGAATGGACCAAAAGTCTAGTCAAACATTACATGAAGCTCTTCGTCGAGCTTCAATTTTTTTAGAGAAAAATCAAATGGATCCGGAATTAGCAAAAACCTATTGGCTCATGGCTTTTGATTGGAATCTAACCCAATTAGTCCAAGCTTTACATCAACCTGTACCACCAGCCGATATTCAATACTTTGAAAGTATTTTGAAACGTTTGGCCAACGCTGAACCGATTCAGTATATATTGGGTTATGCGGATTTTATGGGGGAACGCTTTAAGGTGACTCCAGATACACTGATTCCTCGAGAAGAAACCGCTGGGATTATTGAGTTAGTCCGTGCTTTTTTGGAAGAAAAACCAACGGCACAAGTGTTAGACATTGGTACTGGCACGGGCATTCTAGCCATTATGCTAAAAAAACTATTTCCAAGGACACAACTAACAGCGGTTGATATTTCACAAACGGCTTTAGCTATAGCTAAGGAAAATGCTCAACAAATAGACGTTGAAGTTAATTTTATTCAAAGTGATTTGTTAAAAGCCATCGATTTAGAACAGAAATTTGATTTAGTTGTGTCGAACCCACCTTATATTAGTGTCCATGAAAGCGACCTGATGGATGAAAGTGTTAAGAAATTTGAACCGCCATTGGCTTTGTTTGCTGAAAATAATGGCCTTGCTATCTATCAACAATTAGCTCAAACATTACCCGCTTTTATGAATCAACAAGGGCGTATCATTTTTGAAATAGGTTATCGACAGGGGAATCTAGTGAAAAAGCTTTTTGAAGCAGCATTTCCTCAAGCAAGGGTTGATGTTTTTCAAGACTATAATCAACTGGAGCGTTATGTAGTCATCCAATTAGACTAGTGGCATTCCATAGAAAGAGGCTATATTTATGGAAGAATATCAGCAAACACAGATCTTTGATTTTAACAATTTAAATGAGGCTGCCGATATTTTAAAAGCGGGTGGTTTGGTTGCTTTTCCAACTGAAACCGTTTATGGACTCGGTGCAATTGCTAACAACGAAGCGGCTGTCAAACGGGTGTTCAAAGTCAAAGGAAGACCGAGTGATAATCCCCTGATTGTTCATATTGCGAATCAGAAACAGGTCGATCAATATGTGGCTAGCATCAATGAGACGGCCCAACAATTAATGGATTTATTTTGGCCAGGTCCCTTAACAATTATTTTTCCTGCTAAAGAGGGTGTATTTGCTTCAAGTATATCAGCCGGTAGACCAACCGTATCCTTACGAATGCCCAATCAATTAGAAACATTGTTACTCATTGAAATGGTCGGTTTTCCCTTAGTCGGTCCAAGTGCTAATATATCAGGTAAACCCAGTCCGACAAAATTAGAACATGTACTGCATGATTTTAATGGTAAAATAGATGGGGCGGTAAAAGCACAAACGCCTCAAACCTTGATTGGTGTCGAGTCAACGGTTGTGATTGCCGAAGCTGATCGAATCGTTATTTTGAGACCAGGAGCGATAACACAAGATATGTTAAGTCAAGTGGGTAAGCCGGTGGTTGAATTATCCGCTCAAGAACAGTTAGAGAACGAAGGTGTACAATCACCGGGCGTTAAATATGTCCATTATAGTCCTAAACAACCTGTCTATTTAGTAGATGCTTCAAACGCCATCCGTGATTGGCAGGTATTTATTCGGAGTTCAAAAGTAAAGATAGGCTTATTAGCGGATGAAGAGTGGCTTGCAGTATTGCAAGATGAACCAATGATAACGCAAGTGTACTCCTTAGGTAAACGTGACGATATTGCAAAACATACGCAAGAATTGTATGCTGGTTTAAGGTATTTAGAAGATACTGATTGTGAAATTATTCTTGTCCAAGGCCTGGCTGAACAGCCGTCAGCACATGCCTATATTAATCGAAGTAACAAAGCAGCGAACTATATCATTTAATTTAAGAATGGAGCGAATATGTCCGTGGAAAAGCAATATGTAGAAGATTTACAAGTGTTTGAGTTGATTGAAAAAGAGAAAGACCGTCAAATGAATGGTATTGAGTTAATTGCATCTGAAAACTTTGTTTCACCCGCCGTTATGAAAGCACAAGGTAGTGTCTTAACCAACAAATACGCTGAAGGGTATCCTGGTCGCCGCTATTATGGTGGGTGTGAGTTTGTCGATCAAATTGAACAACTAGCTATTGACCGTGTGAAAGAATTGTTTGGCGCTGAATTCGCAAATGTTCAACCACATTCAGGCTCTTCAGCTAATTTAGCTGTCTATCGTGCCTTTTTACAACCTGGGGATAAAGTCCTAGGCATGGATTTATCGCAAGGGGGTCATTTAACCCACGGATCACCAGTAAACTTTAGTGGACAATCTTATGACATGTATAGTTACGGTGTCGATGAAAATGAATATTTAGACTATGAGGCACTAGAGGCTACAGCCCATGAAGTAAAACCTAAAATGATTATTGCGGGTGCTAGTGCTTATTCACGTGAAATTGATTTTGAGCGTATCGGCAAGATAGCTAAAGAAGTTGGAGCTATCTATTTTGTGGATATGGCGCATATTGCTGGTCTGGTGGCTACAGGTTACCATCAAAACCCGGTTCCCTATGCGGATGTGGTGACCACAACGACACATAAAACCTTACGTGGACCACGTGGAGGAGTTATTTTAGCTAAGAAAGAACATGCAAAGAAAATTAATAGTGCCGTGTTTCCTGGTACCCAAGGAGGTCCCTTAGAACACGTGATTGCGGCTAAAGCCGTTGCTTTTAATGAAGCCTTACAACCCGCTTTTAAAACATATATTGGACAAATTCTTAAAAATGTTAAGGCAATGGTTGAAGTCTTTAATCAAGGACCTTTACGTGTTATTTCTAGCGGAAGTGACAATCATTTATTTATGCTGGATGTCACACCGGTTGGAATAACAGGTAAGGAAGCTCAAGAGCGTCTTGAAGCAGTAGGCATTACCGTTAATAAAAACTCCATTCCTAATGATCAAAAATCATTTGTTCAAACCAGTGGTATTCGGATAGGAACAGCCGCCATAACGACCCGTGGTGTCAAAGAGGACGAAGCAGCTTTAATTGCTGAGTTAATTACAAGCTGTTTACAAACAACGGATGAAGCTGAATTACAAACAATTCGTGAAAAAGTTCGCCGTATCGTTGAAAACAAACCCCTTTTTGCAGTATAATAGACAATTGAAAAAGTAAGGCAAATTATAATTTTGGAGGAATGCGTAATGGCTAAATTTACAGTAGTGGAACATCCGTTAATCAAGCACAAATTGACGATTATTCGTGATAAAAATACATCAACGAAAGATTTTCGCGAGGTAACCAATGAAATAGCGATGTTAATGGCTTATGAAATCACCCGTGATTTACCACTGGAAGACGTCGAAATTGAAACACCCTTAACGAAAACAACTCAAAAACAACTTACCGGTAAAAAATTAGCTATCGTTCCTATTTTAAGAGCTGGATTAGGCATGGTAGATGGCATTTTGAATTTAGTGCCTTCCGCACGTGTTGGTCATATCGGCTTATATCGTGACCACGATACGTTAGAAGCGGTTGAATACTTCGCAAAATTCCCAACAGACATCCATGAAAGAAAACTTTTTGTGGTCGATCCCATGTTAGCGACTGGGAGCTCTGCCAATGCAGCGCTAGATATTTTAACCAACAAATACAACTGCAAACCAGAAAATATTCTCTTTGTTAGTTTAGTGGCTGCCCCTGAAGGTGTCCAAGCCGTTCAAGCGCGCTACCCTGAAGTCGATATCTTTACAGCTGCTTTGGATGAACGCTTAGACGAAAATGGCTATATTTTACCAGGCTTAGGTGATGCTGGTGACCGTATCTTTGGTACAAAATAGCTAACTCTAACGCTTAGACCCATACATATCACAACCAATCCGAACATTTTAATTATAGTGTAACCGTCTTTAACACTATAATTTAAACGTTCGGTTTTTTTCCGCTCGGAAATATAATCAAATAAGAATAGTTTAAATTAATTAGCATCAATAGCGGTAAATAATGAACTATGGTAGACTAGTTTTACATAAGAGTGTGGAGGTACAAGGCTTTGGAACAACCGTTTAAAAATTTCTATAAAAGAACTCGACAAGAAAAAGTCGCTTTATTAAAAACATTAGGTTATTTACCGGCTGATGATACACAAAGTCATCTACCGGAGGAAATAGCTGACCAAATGGTTGAAAACTACCTATTTAATTATGAACTCCCCCTTGGTGTAGCCGTCAATTTTAATATAAACGAGAAGGATTATGTCATCCCGATGGTGGTCGAAGAACCTTCCGTCATTGCGGCTGCCAGTAATGGTGCCAAAAAAATTGGGCCAATAAAAACCAGTGTGTCCCATCGCGAACTGATTGGCCAAATCGTTTTTGCTGAAGTAACCGATGTTGATCAAAAAGTGAATTTGATTGAAAGTAGAAATGAAGAATTACTTCAATTGGCACGTTCCTTCTCGCCCAGTATGGTAAAAAGGGGTGCCGGACCTAATCGTATTTGGGTCGAAACAAAGCAGGATACGACGGGGGATTATTTAATCGTATATGTGGGCATGGATACCGGGGAAGCAATGGGAGCCAATGCCATCAATACTGTCCTAGAAGGAATAGCTCCAGAAATTGCGCAATTAATTCAACAGCCTATCTTATTTAGTATTCTATCTAATTATTCAGAAACAGCTATTACAACCGCCCAAGCACGTATTCCTGTTTTAACCTTACATCCGAATGCGGTGGAAGCTGAGCAAATAGCCCATAAGTTAGAATTGGCCAGTCGATATGCTCATATCGATGTGTATCGTGCAACGACACATAATAAAGGGATCATGAATGGCATTGATCCCGTTTTAATTGCAACAGGTAATGATTGGCGTGCAGTGGAAGCAGGGGTACATGCCTATGCTAGTCGTAACGGTAACTATGAGTCTTTAACGGAGTGGGTTATTGATAAAAAAACCAATGAACTAGTGGGAACAATTTCACTTCCCTTAGCCATTGGTACGGTAGGCGGAACGATAGCGGTACATCCAAGTGCTCAATGGTCTTTAAAACTTTTAGGTAATCCCGACGCTGAAACACTAGCTGGTATTGTTGCCTCAGTGGGATTAGCTCAAAATTTTGCTGCTATTTTTGCACTGGTTACAGATGGTATTCAAAAAGGGCATATGGCCTTACAAGCTAAAAGCTTAGCTCTTCAAGCAGGTGCCCATGTTGATGAATTACCCCAAGTGATTGAAAAACTAAAACAAAAACAAAAACAACCGGTCAACCAGGCGGTTGCCAAAGAAATTTTAGACGAAATACGTAAACAAAACCAGACCATTTAAGGTTGCACAGAAAAGAGAGGAAATATATGTCTATGAGTGTTGGTATCGATAAAATTGGGCTATATATTCCACAACACTATGTTGATACGGAAGATTTAGCTAATGCCAGAGGAGTTGATCCTGCCAAATACCTTGTAGGGATTGGTCAAGAAAAGATGGCTATACCCTTATTAGAACAAGATATTATTGCATTAGCAGCTAATGCGGCCAAGCAAATATTAAGTCCAGAGGATTTAGAAGAAATCGATCAAATTATTTTCGCCACCGAATCGTCCTTTGATTTTTCGAAAGCGTCGGCGATTTATCTACATGATTTACTGAATATTCAACCTTATGCCAAAAGTTATGAAATTAAGCAAGCTTGTTATGGGATGACGGCAGGTATTCAATCGGCTTGTGACTATGTTCAGTTACGCCCACAGCGTAAAGTGCTAGTCGTATCAGCTGATATAGCCCGCTATGGTCTAAATAGTTCTGGCGAAGTAACCCAAGGCGCTGGCGCCGTTGCTCTGTTAATCACGGCTAATCCAAGAATATTAGCGATTCAGCAAGAAAGCATCAGTGTAACCAGTAACCAGTTTGATTTTTGGCGGCCTCATTATTCCGATGTAGCCTTAGTTGATGGGCATTATTCAACACAACTGTATCAAGAATTATATGTTCAAGTTATGGAAAGGCTGGAGCTAACCAATCCAACCTATTTGCAGACCATCAAAGCCATGGTGTTCCATTTACCCTTTACTAAAATGGGACTCAAAGCTCTTAACAGTTATGCTCAAAGTGAATCGACTCACTTTGATTTAGAAAAGAAAGCAGCTTTATTAAACCAATGGCAAGCTATATACCCTGCAACAACCGTTTTAAATCGACAAGTAGGTAATCTATATACAGGTTCACTCTATTTAAGTTTGATTTCACTTTTAATGTTTGCCGAAGAGTTAACTAGTGGGGATGTGATTGGCTTATTTAGTTATGGTTCGGGAGCCGTCGCTGAATTAATTACAGGGATTATCCAACCACAATATCTTGAAATGCTCAATACCAACCAAATTCAAGCGCATTTTGATCGGCGGACAAAATTAACCATTGCTGAATACGAAGCCATTTTTAATGAAACGCTAGCTTCCAATGAAGAAGTCTTAAATGTAAGCGATGGGACCCCAGGTGAGGGCTTTTATTTGAAAAAAATCGATGCCCACCGCCGTTATTACGATTATAAACCTTAAATTAAATAACATCTTTCAACTGCAGTCGCGATGATTACATAGCAAACTGGCCATTGAAAGATGTTTTTTTACTTAGGCATTTTCTAATTCTGTGATAATTATCTTTTTCATGGCCATCATGGCTTGTATTTGAGCATCTGATTGAATTAAGCTCCCCATGTTATAAGGAACAATTTGCCAAGATAAACCAAATTGATCCTTAACCCAGCCACACTGTTCGGCTGCTGGCACATGCGAAAGCTTTTCCCAGTAGTAATCAATTTCAGCCTGATCCTCACATTCAATCGTAAAAGAGACCGCTTCGTGAAAACGGAAAACAGGACCACCATCTAAAGCCATTAACCGTTGACCATTTAGAATAAATTCCGCAGTAATAACTTTGTTGGTTTTGCCAATAAAATGTTCATCTAAGGCTTCGTCAGGGTAGTAGCTCATCGACTCGATAGAAGAGTTTGGAAAAATGGAGACATAATAATTAACGGCTGCTTCACAATTATCATCACTAAACCATAAACAAGGGACAATTGATTTCATCAGTACCACTCCTTTGGTAAAATTGTAACACGATAAACATAAAAGCACGAGTTTTACCGTTTGCTAATATATAAGAAAGAAGGGATAAATTTGCTGACAGTATACGGATTGAGTCATTGCACAACGACTCAAAAAGCCATTAAATATTTAGAAACAAAAGGGGTTAAGATAGACAACTTTATGGATATAAGGGATACGCCGCCTAATGTACAAACACTACAACTCCTACTTAACGATAAAAAAATGTCCATTCGAAGTATCATGAACACGTCTGGTGAATTGTATCGTTCCATGGGTTTAAAAGATAAAATAGATTCGATGAGCGAAAGCGAGCTACTTAAGTTATTATCTGAAAACGGCATGTTAATTAAACGGCCGTTAATTACAGATGGTCGTCGAGCAACCGTTAGTGCTAAAGAGTCTGTGCTTAATACGTGGATTGCCTAAAATCATTCAGTGTAAAATTGCGCAAAGTTAAAAAAATTAAATATGTCAAATATCGATGTATCTATATTTTACTAGGAAATAATTCAATGGACGCAAAGAATGTGTAGCATAGCCATATTTATCATTAAAGTATAATAACAAAATCAAAATTATACAAATTAATCATCATTTTTTAACAATTAAAAGCCTTTGCAGGCAAAAAAATAAGTAAAACTATTGCATTAATAACTTGTTTTCATAGAAAGTAAGTGATAAAATTAGTTCGTTATTTGCTTAGAAAGATTTATTTAAAAATATATATTAAATCTGGAAAAGTTATTATTGTTTAGAAAGAAGGTTCAACTAGTGGAAGAGACTCGCGTTATTGAGCTGCTAGGAATTCCTGTTGGAGTATCAACACTGCTGTCATTAATTGCGACCGTGTTGATAATCTGGGCGTTGTGTAAATACTGCACGCGATCACTGTCGGCAGACAAACCAAATAAAGGTCAACTTTTTTTAGAATGGTTAGTTGATTTTGTAAATGGGATTGTCGGTGGAGCTATTACGGATGAACGTGTTCAAATGTACCAGTTGCTGGGTCTGACGTTATTACTCTTTGTGTTTGTGGCCAATATGTTGGGATTACCTTTAATTCTTCATATCGGTGAATATAGTTATTGGAGAAGTCCTACAGCCGATCCAATCGTCAGTTTAGCGTTAGCCTTGTTAATGATTTTGTTATCTCATTACTTAGGAATTAGTAAGTTAGGGTTGAAAAATTATTTTGTTCAAAGTTATTTAAAACCAGTGAGTTTTTTATTACCAATCAAACTAATTGAAGAGTTTACCAATACCTTAACGTTAGCGCTACGTCTTTATGGGAATATCTTTGCCGGTGAAGTTCTATTAGGATTAATTGCCGGATTAGCCACCTCATACCAACCGTTCACTTGGATTGTTGGGATACCCTTACAAATGGTGTGGCAAGGTTTTTCAATTTTTATAGGTTCTATTCAAGCATATATTTTTGTAACACTGACGATGGTTTACTTGTCACATAAAGTAGAAGTCGAACACGAATAATCGCGTAAGACAAATTAATAAAATAATGAGGAGAAATTAAATTATGAGTTTAGATTCAATTGCAGCTGCAATTGCGGTTTCAATCGCAGCTTTAGGTGCTTCAATCGGTAACGGGATGGTTATTTCTAAAACAATCGAATCAATTGCACGCCAACCAGAATTAGAAGGTAAATTACGGATGACAATGTTCTTAGGTGTTGGTTTGATTGAGGCCATTCCAATTATGGCTGTCGTTATTGCCTTTATTCTTGTATTTAGATAAAAATAAAACCGAGGTGTTAACAAAATGAGTTACTTGCTACTTACAGCCAGTCAGAATACCGCTTTAGGGAACACCATTATAACGTTAGTTGCTTTCGTTATACTACTTTTGATTATTAAAAAAGTAGCCTGGGGTCCTTTGATGAATATCCTTGAAGACAGACGCGCAACAGTCAATGCTGATTTAGATAAAGCATCTACTGAACGTGCAACCGCTCAAGAAGCTAATCTTGAAGCCCAAAAGAATTTAAAAGAGGCAAAAAGTGAAGCATCACAAATCGTTTTACAAGCAAAACAACAAAGTTTACAAATCCAAGATAACATGATGGAAGAAGCCAAGGCCGAAGTTTTGCAAATGCAAACGACGGCTAGAGCCGATATCGAACGCGAAAGACAACAAGTTATGGCAAATGTAAAAACAGATATCACAAATATTGCGATTGAAATTGCGGAAAAAATTATTCAACGTGAAATCAATCCAGCTGACCATCAACATCTCATTGAGGATTTTATTCAAGAAATGGATGATTTATCATGACAGATACACAAAATAGAGTTGTCGTTAATAATGAATCATCTTTAAATAACCCTAAAGAAACAACGACTCGAACAGTCAACTTTGAAGATGAATTGTTACGCTCTATCAATCAAAAAGACATCGTAAGCTTAACGGGTGATGAAATGCCCAAAAAAGCCGAAAGATTAACCATTACAAGTGCTTACCCCTTGACTAAAGAAGAAAAAGAAAAAATCGTTACGAAATATATCGAAAAAACGGCCACACAATTACGTCAAATTAAAACCATTGTCGACCCTAAATTGATTTCAGGTGTGCGTTTGCAAAGTGAAAGTTTTTACTATGAAGTAAGTGGTCAAAAAACATTACGCGAGTTGAAGGATTATTTAAGTAAAAATCCCATTATAGAGGAGGGATTGTAGTGAGTTCTGAAAGTTTAGAATCGAAATTACTTCAGCAAATTCGCCAATTCCAAAAACGTGATACCATTGAAGAAATTGGAACAATCACATATATTGGAGACGGAATTGCACGTGCAGTTGGCTTAGATAATGTCATGGCTGGCGAAATGGTTGAGTTTGCCAATGGCACCACCGGAATGGTTCAAAACTTAGAAAGTCATGATGTCGGAATTATCATTTTTGGTGATTATGTCGATATTCATGAAGGGGATTTAGTTCGCCGTTTAGGTAAAATCATGGAAGTCCCTGTTGGTGATGCTTTATTAGGTCGTGTCGTTGGACCGTTAGGTAATCCGATTGATGGTTTAGGTGAGATACAATCTACGCAAATGCGTCCGATTGAATTTGAAGCCCCTGGTATTATGGATCGTCAAAGCGTTAAAGAACCTTTGCAAACAGGGATTAAAGCGATTGATGCCTTGGTTCCAATTGGTCGTGGTCAACGGGAATTAATTATTGGCGACCGCAAAACGGGTAAAACAAGTTTAGCAATTGATACGATTTTGAGTCAAAAAGAAGAAAATGTTATTTGTATTTATGTAGCTATTGGACAAAAGGAATCAACGGTAAAGAACATTGTTAGCACCTTGCAAAATTATGGTGCCATGGACTATACCATTGTTATGACAGCTAATGCGGCCCAACCAGCACCCTTACTCTATTTAGCCCCTTATGCAGCTACGGCTATGGGTGAGTATTTTATGTACAAGGGTCAACATGTGTTAATCATTTATGATGACTTATCCAAACAAGCGGCGGCTTATCGTGAAATGAGTTTGTTATTAAAACGTCCTCCTGGTCGTGAAGCTTATCCTGGGGATGTCTTTTATCTACACTCTCGTCTTCTAGAACGTTCTGGAAAATTGAACGATGCATTGGGCGGGGGTTCAATGACAGCTTTACCGATTGTTGAAACCCAAGCCGGGGATATCTCTGCCTATATTCCGACTAACGTTATTTCAATTACAGATGGACAAATATTTTTAGAATCCGATTTGTTCTTTTCTGGGATTAGACCGGCTATTAATGCAGGTTTATCGGTTTCACGTGTTGGTGGGGCTGCTCAGATTAAAGCGATTAAGCAAGTATCAGGAACTTTACGGATGGATTTGGCCTCATATCGTGAGTTAGAAGCTTTCTCATCTTTTGGTTCAGATTTAGATGCATCCACGCAACAACGCTTAAATCGTGGTAAAAGGACGGTTGAAGTCTTAAAGCAACCTTTACATAAGACGGTTGCTGTTGAAAAGCAAGTCGTAATGTTTTATGCCTTAAATGAAGGTTATTTAGATAGCCTTCCAATTCAATCCATCACGGAATTTGAGCAACAATTTTATTATTACTTAGAAACCAACTATGAAGCGGTACTCAATGATATAAAGACGACGCAAGCTTTGCCTGATAAAGAATTATTAAATCATATCATTGAATCATTTATCACGGAATATACGGTTAAGTAGGTCAATGGTTAAGGTTTTGAAAGAAGGTAGAAGATGTCACTCAATGAATTAAAAAAACGTATGGATTCTACTTCTAAAACAGCTCAGATAACCAAAGCGATGCAGATGGTTTCAGCTGCTAAATATCACAAGCTCGTTGGTGTAGCCAATAATTATTTTACTTATTCCACCGTCTTAAGACGGATGGTAGCTCGCCTAGCTAAGTATCAATTTGATCTACTAGATGATGGGGTGCCTATGGATGTGGATGAAGCAAACTTTGTCGATTTCCATGACTTTTTAATTGAACGTCCCGTTAAAAAGGTTGGCTACCTCGTTATATCTTCGGATAAAGGTCTAGCAGGTGGCTATAATAGTTCAGTTATTCGCTCAATGGAGCAGCTCTTAGAACGGGATCATAAAGATAAACAAGAAGTAGTCATTTTAGCGATTGGAAATCCTATTGCCAAATACTGTCGGGATCAAGGTTATGAGGTTGTTTTTGAGCAACATGATTTATCCGATTATCCTAATTTTACAGAAGTGCAGTTGATTATGCGTAAAGCGGTTGATTTATACAAAGAGCAAGTGTTTGATGCTTTATATGTTTGTTATAATCATCATCTTAGTGCCTTAAAAAGTCAGTTTCGTGCTGATCAAATTTTGCCACTCAGTGAAGTTGATATGGCAGATGAATTAGCCGTAGCACCCACTAATCGTGAAGTTCTAATTGAACCTTCACAAACAGATGTCTTGGATGTGTTATTACCACAATATGCCGAAAGTCAAATCTATGGGGCGAT
This window of the Fundicoccus culcitae genome carries:
- a CDS encoding hydroxymethylglutaryl-CoA reductase, degradative, whose translation is MEQPFKNFYKRTRQEKVALLKTLGYLPADDTQSHLPEEIADQMVENYLFNYELPLGVAVNFNINEKDYVIPMVVEEPSVIAAASNGAKKIGPIKTSVSHRELIGQIVFAEVTDVDQKVNLIESRNEELLQLARSFSPSMVKRGAGPNRIWVETKQDTTGDYLIVYVGMDTGEAMGANAINTVLEGIAPEIAQLIQQPILFSILSNYSETAITTAQARIPVLTLHPNAVEAEQIAHKLELASRYAHIDVYRATTHNKGIMNGIDPVLIATGNDWRAVEAGVHAYASRNGNYESLTEWVIDKKTNELVGTISLPLAIGTVGGTIAVHPSAQWSLKLLGNPDAETLAGIVASVGLAQNFAAIFALVTDGIQKGHMALQAKSLALQAGAHVDELPQVIEKLKQKQKQPVNQAVAKEILDEIRKQNQTI
- a CDS encoding hydroxymethylglutaryl-CoA synthase, coding for MSMSVGIDKIGLYIPQHYVDTEDLANARGVDPAKYLVGIGQEKMAIPLLEQDIIALAANAAKQILSPEDLEEIDQIIFATESSFDFSKASAIYLHDLLNIQPYAKSYEIKQACYGMTAGIQSACDYVQLRPQRKVLVVSADIARYGLNSSGEVTQGAGAVALLITANPRILAIQQESISVTSNQFDFWRPHYSDVALVDGHYSTQLYQELYVQVMERLELTNPTYLQTIKAMVFHLPFTKMGLKALNSYAQSESTHFDLEKKAALLNQWQAIYPATTVLNRQVGNLYTGSLYLSLISLLMFAEELTSGDVIGLFSYGSGAVAELITGIIQPQYLEMLNTNQIQAHFDRRTKLTIAEYEAIFNETLASNEEVLNVSDGTPGEGFYLKKIDAHRRYYDYKP
- a CDS encoding VOC family protein — its product is MKSIVPCLWFSDDNCEAAVNYYVSIFPNSSIESMSYYPDEALDEHFIGKTNKVITAEFILNGQRLMALDGGPVFRFHEAVSFTIECEDQAEIDYYWEKLSHVPAAEQCGWVKDQFGLSWQIVPYNMGSLIQSDAQIQAMMAMKKIIITELENA
- a CDS encoding ArsC/Spx/MgsR family protein translates to MLTVYGLSHCTTTQKAIKYLETKGVKIDNFMDIRDTPPNVQTLQLLLNDKKMSIRSIMNTSGELYRSMGLKDKIDSMSESELLKLLSENGMLIKRPLITDGRRATVSAKESVLNTWIA
- the atpB gene encoding F0F1 ATP synthase subunit A, with amino-acid sequence MEETRVIELLGIPVGVSTLLSLIATVLIIWALCKYCTRSLSADKPNKGQLFLEWLVDFVNGIVGGAITDERVQMYQLLGLTLLLFVFVANMLGLPLILHIGEYSYWRSPTADPIVSLALALLMILLSHYLGISKLGLKNYFVQSYLKPVSFLLPIKLIEEFTNTLTLALRLYGNIFAGEVLLGLIAGLATSYQPFTWIVGIPLQMVWQGFSIFIGSIQAYIFVTLTMVYLSHKVEVEHE
- the atpE gene encoding F0F1 ATP synthase subunit C, which produces MSLDSIAAAIAVSIAALGASIGNGMVISKTIESIARQPELEGKLRMTMFLGVGLIEAIPIMAVVIAFILVFR
- the atpF gene encoding F0F1 ATP synthase subunit B; the protein is MSYLLLTASQNTALGNTIITLVAFVILLLIIKKVAWGPLMNILEDRRATVNADLDKASTERATAQEANLEAQKNLKEAKSEASQIVLQAKQQSLQIQDNMMEEAKAEVLQMQTTARADIERERQQVMANVKTDITNIAIEIAEKIIQREINPADHQHLIEDFIQEMDDLS
- a CDS encoding F0F1 ATP synthase subunit delta, which codes for MTDTQNRVVVNNESSLNNPKETTTRTVNFEDELLRSINQKDIVSLTGDEMPKKAERLTITSAYPLTKEEKEKIVTKYIEKTATQLRQIKTIVDPKLISGVRLQSESFYYEVSGQKTLRELKDYLSKNPIIEEGL